The genomic stretch GTGGTGGTCTATCCGGGCGAGGGCGAGACCGGCGTGCGCCAGGCCCTGGCCGAGGCCCGGGGAGTCGATCTCGTGGTCAAGGCCAGCGGCGTCGGCGTGTTCGACGAACTGCTGGAGGCCGCCGTGCTCGAGCTGCAGGGCCCTCGCACCCGCGTGGCCTTCTGGGACGTCGATGCCCCGGCCACGCTGGACCGCGTGCAGCACGATCCGGCAGACCCCTTCCGCGCCTGCATCCCGCGCTATGACGTCATCTTCACCTATGGCGGCGGCGATCCCGTGGTCGATGCCTATACCGCCCTTGGCGCCCGGCTCTGCGTGCCCATCTACAACGCGCTCGACCCGGAGACCCACCACCCCGTGCCCGCCGACCCCCGCTTCGCGGTGGATCTGGCGTTTCTGGGCAACCGGCTGCCGGATCGCGAGGCGCGGATGGAGAGCTTCTTTCTGGTCGCCGCCGCAGCGCTGCCGGAACTACGCTTTCTGCTCGGTGGCAGCGGCTGGGGCGACAAGTCCATGCCGGCCAACGTGCAATATGTCGGGCATGTCTATAC from Thermithiobacillus plumbiphilus encodes the following:
- a CDS encoding CgeB family protein — encoded protein: MKIAFFGSSLVSAYWNGAATYYRGIIRALHNLGHEITFYEPDAYGRQENRDIPDPDWARVVVYPGEGETGVRQALAEARGVDLVVKASGVGVFDELLEAAVLELQGPRTRVAFWDVDAPATLDRVQHDPADPFRACIPRYDVIFTYGGGDPVVDAYTALGARLCVPIYNALDPETHHPVPADPRFAVDLAFLGNRLPDREARMESFFLVAAAALPELRFLLGGSGWGDKSMPANVQYVGHVYTRDHNALNCSALAVLNISRDSMARYGFSPATRVFEAAGAGACIITDAWEGIEQFLAPGREILVAENGAEVARILRDLDEPRARAIGEAARQRVLEAHTYAHRAAQVEAVLAGRDASARRATG